A stretch of the Oligoflexus sp. genome encodes the following:
- a CDS encoding glycoside hydrolase family 6 protein gives MQSEHTTPAVPSQVQVTDDGMYLKDGLSTVFFKWFEVLAIVSEEHQSLVISLKRRVLVRESLKVFETDLKPYGFIRINRQVVFNLRYVKRFIAGANPKLVSIQGESYPITRRRKIAVRREYEDFLAREKEREDKQDTRLFSFRSKVSSHQDLADGKLWVNPHSKVNQFLSSRPDLKGESRDIVRLIAETSSATWLGEWNENVYSDVKSILQQAESTGSIPVFAIYRLFLRDETRRRAPTLAQVVGYKRWIQQLALALEHHKAIVILEPNALSMIDEGMPREWQEFYFDALRFAVATLSRLPQALVYLDAGHAFWRKPVDMAILLARTGIDFVEGFAVNVSHFIDTQMSHAYGSEISGLLGGKPFVIDTSRNGVGIRDPENWCNPTGVGLGPLPRLNPRLARVDAFLWVKPPGESDGSSFADQPSDGIWWMDHAIQLGQHSRLQI, from the coding sequence ATGCAAAGCGAGCACACAACCCCCGCAGTACCGAGCCAGGTTCAGGTTACGGATGACGGCATGTATCTGAAAGATGGGCTGAGCACAGTCTTCTTCAAATGGTTCGAAGTTCTCGCGATTGTCAGCGAAGAGCACCAGAGCCTTGTGATAAGCCTCAAGCGCCGCGTTTTGGTGCGGGAATCCTTGAAAGTCTTCGAAACGGATCTGAAGCCTTATGGATTCATCCGCATCAATCGCCAGGTTGTCTTCAACCTGCGTTATGTCAAGCGCTTCATAGCCGGTGCCAATCCCAAACTCGTGTCGATCCAGGGTGAAAGCTATCCGATCACGCGGCGGCGGAAGATCGCCGTGCGACGCGAGTATGAAGATTTTCTGGCTCGTGAAAAAGAGCGGGAAGATAAGCAGGACACCCGGCTCTTTTCCTTTCGCTCCAAAGTGTCGAGCCATCAGGATCTTGCTGATGGCAAGCTCTGGGTGAATCCCCATTCCAAGGTGAATCAATTCCTCAGCTCGCGTCCCGATCTGAAGGGCGAGAGCCGCGATATCGTGCGTTTGATTGCTGAAACATCAAGCGCCACCTGGCTGGGTGAATGGAACGAAAATGTTTATAGCGATGTGAAAAGCATCCTGCAGCAGGCGGAAAGCACGGGCTCGATTCCCGTGTTTGCGATCTATCGCCTCTTTTTAAGGGATGAAACCAGACGCCGGGCGCCCACGCTCGCGCAGGTGGTTGGTTATAAGCGCTGGATTCAGCAGCTGGCCCTGGCGCTTGAACATCACAAGGCCATTGTGATTCTGGAGCCGAATGCCCTCAGCATGATTGATGAAGGCATGCCGCGCGAGTGGCAGGAATTCTATTTCGATGCTCTGCGTTTCGCGGTGGCGACTTTAAGCCGTCTGCCTCAGGCTTTGGTTTATCTGGATGCCGGTCATGCCTTCTGGCGAAAACCCGTGGACATGGCCATACTCCTGGCCCGCACCGGCATTGATTTCGTGGAGGGTTTTGCGGTCAACGTCTCGCATTTCATAGATACTCAGATGAGTCACGCCTATGGTTCGGAAATTTCCGGCCTGCTCGGCGGCAAACCCTTCGTCATTGATACGAGCCGCAACGGTGTCGGCATCCGTGATCCAGAGAACTGGTGCAATCCCACGGGAGTCGGCCTCGGCCCCTTGCCGCGACTCAATCCGCGCCTTGCGCGTGTGGATGCCTTTCTTTGGGTGAAGCCGCCTGGAGAATCGGATGGATCATCCTTTGCCGATCAACCCTCAGATGGGATCTGGTGGATGGATCACGCGATCCAGTTGGGTCAGCATTCGCGGCTGCAGATTTAG
- a CDS encoding glutamate synthase subunit beta, giving the protein MGEVKGFMTYARAVPEKEPTALRVKHYREFVEAINDEELRRQGARCMDCGVPFCHHGCPLGNVIPEWNHLVSERDEEEALRALLATNNFPEFTGRICPAPCEAACVLGIHEDPVSIEAIEMALADKGFAKGWIRPEPPVFRTGKKVAVIGSGPAGLAAAQQLNRQGHWVTVYERADRPGGLLMYGIPDFKLEKSKVQRRVQLMEAEGISFRCGVNVGFDVTMDELKKDYDAILLSHGATKKRDVAIPGRDVKGVYFAEQFLTQSTRRVLGDNIEDLEPILATGRDVIVIGGGDTGSDCVGTSNRQGARSVTQFEIMPRPPQLNKHPRAQERPQETPWPYWTHMLRTSSSHEEGCSRHWSLESVRFEADAEGQLQALVTRELAWFTDEKGQRKFEPVPGSEKRWPAQLVFIAVGFVGPDTAGPIDQLGVAINERGNIKADESSYATSVPGVFAAGDARRGQSLVVWAISEGRKAAEAIGRYLESPI; this is encoded by the coding sequence ATGGGTGAAGTTAAAGGATTTATGACCTATGCACGCGCGGTCCCGGAGAAAGAGCCAACCGCTCTGCGCGTGAAGCACTACCGCGAATTCGTTGAGGCGATCAACGACGAGGAACTGCGCCGGCAGGGTGCGCGCTGCATGGACTGCGGCGTTCCCTTCTGTCATCACGGCTGTCCTTTGGGGAATGTGATCCCGGAATGGAATCACCTCGTCTCGGAGCGCGATGAAGAGGAAGCTCTGCGGGCTTTGCTGGCGACCAATAACTTTCCTGAGTTCACCGGCCGCATCTGCCCCGCTCCCTGTGAAGCGGCCTGCGTCCTTGGAATCCATGAAGATCCCGTGTCGATCGAAGCGATCGAGATGGCCCTTGCCGACAAGGGATTTGCCAAGGGCTGGATTCGCCCTGAGCCTCCTGTCTTCCGCACCGGAAAAAAAGTGGCTGTCATCGGCAGCGGACCTGCGGGGCTTGCCGCGGCGCAGCAGCTGAACCGCCAGGGGCATTGGGTGACCGTCTATGAGCGCGCGGATCGTCCCGGTGGACTTTTGATGTACGGCATCCCTGATTTCAAGCTGGAAAAGAGCAAGGTTCAGCGTCGGGTGCAGCTGATGGAAGCCGAAGGCATCAGCTTCCGCTGTGGCGTGAACGTGGGTTTTGACGTCACCATGGATGAACTGAAAAAAGATTACGATGCGATTCTTTTGAGCCATGGCGCGACCAAGAAGCGTGACGTTGCGATTCCAGGCCGTGACGTTAAAGGCGTATATTTCGCCGAGCAGTTCCTGACTCAATCCACGCGCCGCGTTTTGGGTGACAATATCGAAGATCTGGAGCCCATCCTTGCGACCGGCAGGGATGTGATCGTGATCGGCGGTGGTGATACCGGCTCGGACTGTGTGGGAACTTCCAATCGTCAGGGTGCGCGTTCGGTCACGCAGTTTGAAATCATGCCGAGGCCTCCGCAACTGAACAAGCATCCACGCGCCCAGGAGCGTCCGCAGGAAACTCCCTGGCCTTACTGGACGCATATGCTGCGGACCTCGTCCTCGCATGAAGAGGGCTGTTCGCGTCACTGGTCTTTGGAATCGGTTCGCTTTGAAGCGGATGCGGAAGGTCAATTGCAGGCCCTCGTGACCCGCGAACTCGCATGGTTCACTGATGAAAAAGGCCAAAGGAAATTCGAGCCGGTTCCCGGTTCGGAAAAACGCTGGCCGGCTCAGCTGGTTTTCATCGCGGTGGGTTTCGTCGGTCCTGATACCGCCGGTCCGATTGATCAGCTCGGTGTTGCCATCAATGAGCGTGGCAACATCAAAGCCGATGAGTCCAGCTACGCAACCAGTGTTCCCGGCGTTTTCGCTGCGGGCGATGCCCGTCGCGGCCAGTCCCTCGTGGTCTGGGCCATTTCTGAAGGACGTAAGGCGGCCGAAGCCATCGGTCGATACCTCGAGTCACCAATCTAA
- the gltB gene encoding glutamate synthase large subunit: MSQERFEQAWLDDPRMVQRDACGVGFIASIKGHKSHKIVTEGLEILRRMDHRGGRAADDLTSDGAGILTQIPHDLFQALAKDENKTLPAAGEYAVGFFFLPKEKGELEHWSQRIEALAQKWQIVPLIQRAVPVDPSVLGPIAAGNEPAPVQWVFTDHNKAAASNFTWRLYMLRKDFEEEGRAKYGIKQLLSYCVSLSTETICYKGLILAKDLANYYRDLADPRFTSAFSMVHSRFSTNTMPSWPLAQPFRTICHNGEINTLRGNINAMHARSKLLKKAGLESDLAHMGPICTPGLSDSAMLDNTIEFLVNTGRPLQQVLTMLIPEPWDSHGEMEQALKDYYEYHSYMMEPWDGPAFIGFADGHKIGAILDRNGLRPGRYWVTLDGYVIMASEAGVLDRRPEEIVHKGRLSPGRMFLVDMKQGAIVPDHTIKQSLSMQKPYGQWLQKHRKHLYELPIPNFASYPADTEETLQQKLLAFGYTKEDMRMIMAPMANEGKEPVGSMGNDAPIAVLSQQRPLLYNYFKQLFAQVTNPPIDAIREEMVTSLASHLGAESNLIEETPEHCHMLRMKQPILSDLDLQRLEFHGDPRLMARKVSTVYEPANETLEAAVKRLQESVAAAIDEGCSVVILSDREVDETRAPIPALLATAAAHHDLIRRGSRMKASLVVESGEPREVHHFALLLGYGASAVNPYLALAVIGQRAETHGFDSKKTAATLQGNYVKSIGDGLLKIMSKMGISTLHSYRGAQIFEALGLSQSFIDAYFTWTPTRIEGAGIADFDADTRFRHQKAYSPKTTFTALPQGGQYHWRREGEAHLHHPAMIATLQQATRINSREEFKKFCATLDQQSQQYLNIRGMLKFKKAQNSVPLDEVESASSIVKRFATGAMSFGSISKETHETIAIAMNRMGARSNSGEGGEDADRFIPAANGDLRRSSIKQVASARFGVTSHYLINADELQIKIAQGAKPGEGGQLPGHKVDEEIARVRHSTPGITLISPPPHHDIYSIEDLAQLIFDLKNANREARISVKLVSEVGVGTVAAGVAKAKADVILIAGYEGGTGASPISSIKHAGLPWELGLAESHRTLVENQLRGRVVLQADGQMRTPRDIAIATLLGAEEWGIGTGALIALGCIMMRKCHLNTCPVGIATQDPELRRKFHGQPEHLINYFFLLAEGLREIMAELGFRTVTEMVGRVDLLEKIADPRTDRVDLRAILDAPNAGAEVARSKTRQQIHDMDQTLDYKVLLPACEPAITKRQTVHLDLAIANTDRAVGTMLSSEISKHHGGHGLRDNSIQLNFKGSAGQSFMAFGAKGITATLEGEVNDYCGKGLSGAKVVVVPPEESAIMAESNVICGNVTLYGATSGFMYIRGLAGERFAVRNSGAHAVVEGLGDHGCEYMTGGSVIVIGKVGRNFAAGMSGGYAFVYDADGALQKRINTEMVEVSALQDEEDESFVHRQLQEHLRLTRSSVAAHILENWNHEKSRFLSIVPSAYRAFVRHQQRDLVQQTVRVVGGDNLGAILEEGAYHG, encoded by the coding sequence ATGTCACAGGAAAGGTTTGAGCAGGCTTGGCTGGATGATCCCCGCATGGTGCAACGTGATGCTTGTGGCGTTGGTTTCATTGCCAGTATCAAAGGTCATAAATCGCACAAGATCGTGACTGAGGGCCTGGAAATCCTACGGCGGATGGATCATCGCGGCGGTCGCGCGGCGGATGACCTGACGAGCGATGGTGCAGGAATCCTGACCCAGATTCCTCATGATCTTTTTCAAGCTCTCGCCAAGGATGAAAACAAAACTTTGCCTGCGGCTGGTGAGTACGCCGTCGGTTTCTTTTTCCTGCCGAAGGAAAAGGGCGAGCTGGAACACTGGAGCCAGCGTATTGAAGCGCTCGCTCAGAAATGGCAGATCGTGCCTCTGATTCAGCGTGCGGTGCCGGTCGATCCCAGCGTGCTCGGTCCCATCGCGGCCGGCAATGAACCCGCGCCGGTGCAGTGGGTCTTCACCGATCATAATAAGGCCGCGGCTTCGAATTTCACCTGGCGCCTTTACATGCTGCGCAAGGATTTTGAAGAAGAAGGCCGCGCAAAATATGGCATCAAGCAGCTCCTTTCCTACTGTGTGAGCCTTTCCACAGAAACGATCTGCTATAAGGGACTGATCCTGGCCAAGGATCTGGCCAACTATTACCGGGACCTTGCCGATCCCCGTTTCACTTCGGCCTTTTCCATGGTGCATTCGCGCTTCAGCACCAACACGATGCCGTCCTGGCCTTTGGCGCAGCCTTTCCGCACGATCTGTCACAACGGGGAAATCAACACCCTGCGCGGCAACATCAATGCGATGCATGCGCGTTCCAAACTCCTGAAAAAGGCCGGTCTGGAAAGCGACCTTGCGCATATGGGACCGATCTGCACCCCGGGCCTCAGCGACTCGGCGATGCTCGACAATACCATCGAGTTCCTGGTGAACACCGGCCGTCCCTTGCAGCAGGTTCTGACCATGCTCATTCCCGAGCCCTGGGATTCTCATGGCGAGATGGAACAGGCGCTCAAAGATTATTATGAATACCATTCCTATATGATGGAACCCTGGGATGGCCCGGCCTTTATCGGCTTTGCCGACGGTCACAAGATCGGTGCGATCCTCGATCGGAACGGTCTGCGTCCCGGCCGCTACTGGGTCACGCTCGATGGTTATGTGATCATGGCCTCGGAAGCCGGCGTCCTCGATCGTCGTCCCGAAGAAATCGTGCATAAGGGCCGTCTGAGTCCCGGCCGCATGTTCCTGGTGGATATGAAGCAGGGCGCGATCGTTCCGGATCATACGATCAAACAAAGCCTTTCGATGCAAAAACCCTATGGGCAATGGCTCCAAAAGCATCGCAAGCATCTTTACGAGCTGCCCATTCCGAACTTCGCCTCGTACCCTGCGGATACCGAGGAAACGCTGCAGCAGAAGCTTCTGGCTTTTGGTTATACCAAGGAAGATATGCGCATGATCATGGCGCCCATGGCGAACGAGGGCAAAGAGCCCGTGGGTTCGATGGGGAATGACGCGCCGATCGCAGTGCTCTCGCAGCAGCGTCCCCTGCTTTATAACTATTTCAAGCAGCTCTTCGCCCAGGTCACCAATCCGCCGATCGATGCGATCCGGGAAGAGATGGTGACGTCCTTGGCTTCGCACCTGGGTGCCGAATCCAATCTGATCGAAGAAACGCCTGAACACTGTCATATGCTGCGTATGAAGCAGCCGATCCTCAGTGATCTGGATCTTCAGCGCCTCGAATTCCACGGCGATCCCCGCCTGATGGCGCGCAAGGTTTCGACTGTTTATGAACCAGCCAACGAAACCCTGGAAGCCGCTGTGAAGCGTCTTCAGGAATCGGTGGCCGCAGCGATCGACGAGGGCTGCAGCGTCGTGATCCTCTCCGATCGTGAGGTCGATGAAACACGCGCGCCGATCCCTGCCCTTCTCGCCACCGCGGCTGCGCATCACGATCTGATCCGTCGCGGCTCGCGCATGAAGGCCAGTCTTGTGGTGGAAAGCGGCGAGCCGCGTGAAGTCCATCACTTCGCCTTGCTCCTGGGTTATGGCGCTTCCGCTGTGAACCCTTACCTGGCGCTGGCCGTCATCGGTCAAAGAGCCGAGACTCATGGTTTCGATAGCAAGAAAACCGCAGCCACGCTGCAGGGCAATTACGTGAAATCCATCGGCGATGGTCTTCTGAAGATCATGTCGAAGATGGGGATCTCGACCCTGCATTCCTATCGCGGCGCGCAGATTTTTGAAGCCCTGGGTTTGAGCCAGAGTTTCATCGATGCCTATTTCACCTGGACGCCGACTCGTATCGAAGGCGCCGGTATCGCGGATTTCGATGCGGACACCCGCTTCCGTCATCAGAAAGCCTACAGTCCTAAAACAACATTCACAGCATTGCCTCAGGGCGGTCAGTATCACTGGCGCCGTGAAGGGGAAGCGCACCTGCATCATCCCGCGATGATCGCCACGCTGCAGCAGGCGACCCGGATCAACAGCCGCGAGGAATTCAAAAAATTCTGCGCGACCCTCGATCAGCAGTCGCAGCAGTATCTGAATATCCGGGGCATGCTGAAGTTCAAGAAAGCCCAGAACTCCGTTCCGCTCGATGAGGTGGAATCAGCCAGCTCGATCGTCAAGCGTTTTGCGACCGGCGCGATGAGCTTTGGCTCCATTTCCAAGGAAACCCATGAGACCATCGCGATTGCGATGAACCGCATGGGCGCGCGCAGTAACTCGGGTGAAGGCGGTGAGGATGCCGATCGTTTCATCCCGGCTGCCAACGGCGATCTGCGCCGCAGTTCCATCAAGCAGGTGGCGAGTGCGCGCTTCGGTGTGACCAGCCACTATCTGATCAATGCGGATGAACTGCAGATCAAGATCGCTCAGGGTGCAAAACCGGGTGAAGGTGGCCAGCTCCCCGGTCACAAGGTGGATGAAGAGATCGCTCGCGTTCGTCATAGCACGCCCGGCATCACTTTGATTTCGCCGCCTCCGCATCATGATATCTATTCGATCGAAGACCTTGCGCAGCTGATCTTCGATCTGAAGAACGCCAACCGCGAAGCCCGGATCAGTGTGAAGCTGGTCTCGGAAGTCGGTGTGGGAACAGTCGCTGCCGGTGTGGCCAAAGCCAAGGCCGATGTGATTCTGATCGCCGGTTATGAAGGCGGCACAGGTGCCAGTCCCATTTCCTCGATCAAACATGCCGGTCTTCCCTGGGAACTGGGCCTTGCTGAATCGCATCGCACGCTGGTGGAAAATCAACTCCGCGGTCGCGTTGTGCTGCAGGCTGACGGCCAGATGCGGACCCCGCGTGATATCGCGATTGCCACGCTGCTTGGTGCCGAGGAATGGGGTATTGGTACGGGCGCCTTGATCGCGCTCGGCTGTATCATGATGCGCAAATGCCATCTGAATACCTGCCCTGTGGGTATCGCGACGCAGGATCCGGAACTTCGCCGGAAGTTCCATGGTCAGCCTGAACATCTGATCAACTACTTCTTCCTGCTCGCCGAAGGCCTGCGTGAAATCATGGCTGAACTTGGTTTCCGCACCGTCACCGAGATGGTGGGCCGCGTCGACCTTCTGGAAAAAATCGCCGATCCGCGCACCGACCGCGTGGATCTGCGGGCGATCCTGGATGCTCCCAACGCAGGGGCTGAGGTTGCGCGCAGCAAGACGCGGCAGCAGATCCATGACATGGATCAGACGCTGGATTACAAAGTGCTGCTCCCAGCCTGTGAACCGGCGATCACCAAACGTCAGACCGTTCACCTCGACCTTGCGATCGCCAACACCGATCGCGCGGTCGGCACGATGCTGTCGAGTGAGATTTCGAAACATCACGGCGGCCACGGTCTGCGCGACAACAGCATTCAGCTGAATTTCAAGGGTTCCGCGGGTCAGTCCTTCATGGCCTTCGGGGCCAAGGGCATCACGGCCACGCTGGAAGGCGAAGTGAACGATTACTGCGGCAAGGGTCTTTCCGGTGCCAAGGTCGTGGTCGTTCCGCCTGAAGAAAGCGCGATCATGGCGGAAAGCAATGTGATCTGTGGAAACGTGACCCTTTACGGTGCGACATCAGGCTTCATGTATATCCGCGGCCTGGCCGGTGAACGCTTCGCCGTCCGAAACAGCGGCGCGCATGCGGTGGTGGAAGGCCTCGGTGATCACGGCTGTGAATACATGACCGGCGGATCGGTGATCGTGATCGGTAAAGTCGGTCGCAACTTCGCGGCCGGTATGAGCGGCGGTTATGCCTTTGTTTATGATGCGGACGGCGCCTTGCAAAAACGCATCAACACCGAGATGGTCGAGGTGTCCGCGCTGCAGGACGAGGAGGACGAATCCTTTGTCCACCGCCAGCTTCAGGAACATCTGCGTTTGACACGCAGCTCGGTCGCGGCGCATATTTTGGAAAATTGGAATCATGAGAAATCGCGTTTCCTGAGTATTGTTCCCAGTGCTTATCGGGCCTTCGTGCGCCATCAGCAGCGCGACCTCGTGCAACAAACCGTGCGCGTGGTCGGTGGTGACAACCTTGGGGCGATCCTGGAAGAAGGAGCCTACCATGGGTGA
- a CDS encoding ribonuclease H-like domain-containing protein, with protein sequence MTSHSILNHQLLRRTFVHLKGVGARSERHLWKLGITDWEQLLMRAPQLFKAKRLDDVRRSLELSLAAWERGDLYYFDRALPGQERWRLIPGGFPDIAYFDIEAANGGMPPATESTVVAFYFRGELHQEYEYSRKRDLLHWIMDEAALFCTYNGAAYDVPFLRAEFGMKLDKAHIDLCPWLRRQGFKGGLKTIQKTTSHLHQRSSMDLDGYDAVRLWRMHEEAQPGALETLLTYNAEDVLILEPLLVDAYNREVDLHPDLDLRKLASAPVPLLKTRMDPLIYQLLRTKGPVPTA encoded by the coding sequence ATGACATCGCACTCCATCTTGAATCACCAGCTTCTCAGACGCACTTTCGTTCACCTGAAAGGGGTCGGCGCACGCTCCGAGCGGCACCTTTGGAAACTCGGGATTACCGATTGGGAACAGCTTCTGATGCGGGCGCCCCAACTGTTTAAAGCCAAACGCCTGGATGACGTCCGGCGCTCCTTGGAACTTTCTTTGGCGGCCTGGGAAAGGGGCGACCTTTATTATTTTGATCGGGCTCTTCCTGGTCAGGAACGGTGGCGCCTCATCCCGGGTGGCTTTCCGGATATTGCGTATTTCGATATCGAAGCCGCCAATGGGGGCATGCCCCCGGCCACCGAATCCACGGTCGTTGCGTTTTATTTCCGAGGTGAACTGCATCAGGAATATGAATACAGCCGTAAACGGGACCTTCTGCACTGGATCATGGACGAGGCCGCCCTTTTCTGCACCTATAACGGCGCGGCCTATGATGTGCCCTTTCTCAGAGCCGAATTCGGTATGAAATTGGACAAGGCCCACATAGATCTTTGTCCGTGGCTGCGTCGCCAGGGTTTCAAAGGCGGCCTGAAAACCATTCAGAAAACCACCAGCCATCTGCATCAGCGCAGTTCCATGGACCTGGATGGCTACGATGCGGTCCGCCTGTGGCGCATGCACGAGGAGGCCCAGCCGGGAGCGCTCGAAACGCTCCTGACCTATAATGCGGAGGATGTGCTGATTCTGGAGCCTCTGCTGGTGGACGCCTACAATCGCGAGGTGGACCTGCACCCCGACCTTGACCTGCGAAAGCTTGCGAGCGCGCCCGTGCCGCTGCTCAAAACCCGCATGGATCCCCTTATTTATCAGCTCCTGCGCACCAAGGGTCCGGTCCCCACGGCCTGA
- a CDS encoding acyl-CoA dehydrogenase family protein, giving the protein MRGEHPKITASNSSLRSAAEEQSMAVAEASRESEWKSKSFIAALFMGEWDIDLAFPFPLQNPEDKAIGDAICRDVDAWARKNIDGAEIDRVGKIPEHVYAGLQKLGLFAIKIPKQYGGLGLSQTNYMRILAVIGKYCTSTAVLLSAHQSIGVPQPLKLFGTEAQKQKYLPRIARGEITAFALTEKEVGSDPANVQTYAELAQDGRHWILNGEKLWCTNGVIADLYVVMARTPDRVENGKTVNQVTAFIVEGQWEGVEVLHRCEFMGLKGIENGLIRFTNVKVPVENVVGDVGRGLKLALATLNDGRLSIPALSAAATEELAAFCNLWGKSRVQWGRPVGQHEPGMQKLAYMNGVAYAMDALASYTAQLSDAGGVDIRMEAAAAKLWSTEEFWKALDMGIQLRGGRGYETDRSLLQRGEASLPLERWMRDTRVNRILEGSTEIMHLFLAREALDPHFKNAGPLILGGTTAAKRQAFLRCAAFYPVWYLKLWFGALFSFFRPYPKFEPELARHLRWLDRHSKKLARTLFHQMMKYRAKMEYKQLLLGRVVDIGIELAVMGLVASRIQGEISEGREQNLSRARYWLKSRRLVVKQLFHAIHHNDDQLCKDLATGLLRDSPGLPTPARLTLQPLPRIFGKDLTQTV; this is encoded by the coding sequence ATGCGCGGCGAACATCCTAAAATTACAGCATCAAACAGCTCTTTGCGTTCGGCGGCCGAAGAACAGTCCATGGCTGTCGCAGAAGCCAGTCGTGAATCGGAATGGAAATCGAAATCATTCATCGCTGCTCTTTTCATGGGCGAATGGGATATCGACCTCGCCTTTCCTTTTCCGCTGCAGAATCCTGAAGATAAAGCGATTGGCGACGCCATCTGCCGGGACGTGGATGCCTGGGCTCGGAAAAATATCGACGGCGCCGAGATTGATCGTGTTGGCAAAATACCCGAACACGTTTATGCAGGACTCCAAAAACTGGGCCTTTTTGCGATCAAAATCCCAAAACAGTACGGTGGCCTTGGACTTTCTCAAACTAACTACATGCGGATTCTGGCGGTGATTGGAAAATACTGCACCTCCACTGCCGTTCTGCTGTCGGCGCATCAGTCCATCGGTGTCCCGCAGCCTCTCAAATTATTCGGGACGGAAGCGCAAAAGCAAAAATATCTGCCGCGCATTGCCCGCGGCGAAATCACGGCCTTCGCCCTGACGGAAAAGGAAGTCGGCTCCGATCCAGCCAACGTGCAGACCTATGCGGAACTTGCTCAGGATGGGCGGCACTGGATCCTGAACGGCGAGAAACTCTGGTGCACGAATGGTGTCATTGCTGATCTTTACGTGGTCATGGCCCGCACACCCGATCGCGTGGAGAACGGCAAGACTGTGAACCAGGTCACTGCTTTCATAGTGGAAGGCCAGTGGGAAGGCGTTGAAGTTTTGCACCGCTGTGAATTCATGGGGCTCAAAGGGATAGAAAACGGCTTGATTCGCTTCACCAACGTGAAAGTCCCCGTTGAAAACGTGGTCGGCGATGTGGGCCGCGGACTCAAGCTGGCTCTGGCCACCTTAAATGATGGCCGTCTCAGCATTCCCGCACTGTCTGCCGCTGCAACGGAAGAACTCGCAGCCTTTTGCAACCTCTGGGGCAAGAGTCGCGTGCAGTGGGGGCGTCCTGTGGGGCAGCATGAACCCGGCATGCAAAAGCTCGCCTATATGAACGGCGTCGCCTATGCGATGGACGCTCTTGCGTCCTACACCGCGCAGCTTTCCGATGCAGGCGGTGTTGATATCCGCATGGAGGCGGCGGCGGCCAAACTCTGGTCCACCGAGGAATTTTGGAAGGCTCTGGATATGGGCATCCAGCTGCGTGGCGGTCGCGGCTATGAAACCGACCGCTCGCTTCTGCAGCGCGGCGAAGCCTCCTTGCCTTTGGAACGATGGATGCGCGATACGCGAGTGAACCGCATCCTGGAAGGCTCCACAGAGATCATGCACCTCTTCCTGGCCCGCGAGGCCCTGGATCCTCATTTTAAAAACGCCGGACCCTTGATCCTAGGAGGCACGACGGCTGCGAAAAGACAAGCTTTCCTGCGCTGCGCGGCCTTTTATCCCGTCTGGTATCTGAAGCTCTGGTTCGGGGCCCTCTTTTCCTTCTTCCGTCCCTATCCAAAATTCGAACCCGAGCTGGCTAGGCATCTGCGCTGGCTGGATCGTCACAGTAAAAAGCTGGCCCGCACCCTCTTTCACCAGATGATGAAGTACAGAGCGAAGATGGAATACAAGCAGCTCCTGCTCGGCCGCGTGGTGGACATCGGCATTGAACTGGCTGTCATGGGCCTTGTTGCCAGTCGCATCCAGGGTGAAATCTCGGAGGGCCGTGAACAGAACCTGTCCCGTGCCCGTTACTGGTTAAAAAGCCGACGCCTCGTTGTGAAACAGCTCTTTCACGCCATTCATCACAACGATGACCAACTTTGCAAGGATCTTGCAACCGGGCTCCTGAGAGATTCGCCTGGCCTGCCCACGCCTGCCAGGCTCACTCTGCAACCTTTGCCAAGGATTTTCGGCAAGGACCTCACACAGACTGTGTAG